A window of Leeia aquatica genomic DNA:
CGGTAGGGCTCGTCTTTGCGGCTTTCCGGCTGCTGTACCGAGCTGGCGGCCAGTGCAGCCAGATCGTGCGTCACGTTGACCTCACGTGAGGACAGCATCAGCCGCGATTCCAGTCGCGACAACAAATCAAAATAATGGCGGAAGGCTACTTCAGCCTGCACCTTGAAGGCGTAGCGCAGCACTTCGGCGTTGACAAAGGGGTTGCCATCGCGGTCACCGCCAATCCAGCTGCCCATTCGGAAAAAGGCAGGCAGCTCGACTGGGGCACCCAGCTGCTGGCCGAGCGCTGCTTCCAGATTCTGGTACAGCGCGGGCAACTGCTGCAGGAAGGTGTAATCGTAATAGGCGAGGCCGTTGCGAATCTCGTCGAATACCGTCAGCTTGAAGCTGCGAATCTCGGACGACTGCCACAAGGTCATCACCAGGCGACGCAGGGCTGCGGTATTGGCGTCCATCTCCTCTGGCGTCAGCCACGGGTTGCTGCGCACGGTCAGCAGGCGGGCGATCTCGCGCTCACAATCCAGCACACTCTTGCGCTGCACTTCGGTGGGGTGCGCGGTCAGCACCGGCGACAGCCAGCCATTTTGCAGGAGCTCGAGCACGCTGCCTGGCGTCACTTGTTGCTCCTGCAGCCGCTGCATCACATGCGGCAAGCTGCCGACCTGTGGCGCGGAGCCTTCAATGCGGTGAATGCGGCGGCGACGGTTGTGGTGCAGGTCTTCGGCAATATTGGACAGGTGGGAGAAGTAGGCGAATGCCCGCACCAGCGCCACGGTATTGCCATGCGACAGCTGGGTCAGTTCGGCTTCCAGCGCCGCGCGCTGGGTGGGATCTGCATCCCCCAAGGCATGCGCAGTTTCACGGATGCGGGTAATGGTGGCCCCGGTTTCCACCCCTTCCACACAGGCCAGCACTTCCAGCAACAGGCGATCCAGCAGGGCAATATCGTCCTGCAGGGGTCCATCCTTGTCACGCCGCAACTTGACTTCTGCTTCTTCCCGCACCTTGCATCCCCCCGATTCTGCGTGATGCGGCCTTGCGGCATCACCACCACGCCCGGTGCCTTTTCGGCACCTTCATTACATAAAAAACACCTCTTATGATGTAATCAAACTACAAGCCGTATCTTGACGAAAATATTGCAACGCGGCAAAGGTTTTTTTGCTTGCGCCAGCGCAAGCCGTTGCCGATTTGCTGCATGGTACAATGAGACTGTCAGTTCACCTTTAACAGTTGATCATCAAGGACTTTTTCATGTCTTTCCCCGACCGCCTCGTCATCGCCACCCGTGAAAGCCCGCTGGCGTTGTGGCAGGCGGAACACGTGCGTCATCTGCTGCAAACGCAATATCCGGGGCTGCAGGTTGAACTGCTGGGCATGACCACCCAGGGCGACCGCATTCTGGATGTCAGTCTGTCAAAAATTGGTGGCAAAGGCCTGTTCGTCAAGGAGCTGGAACTGGCCATGCAGGAAGGCCGTGCCGATCTGGCCGTGCACTCGATGAAAGACGTCCCCATGCTGCTGCCGGAGGGCTTTGCCCTGCCCGCCATTCTGCAGCGGGAGGAACCCTTTGATGCGCTGGTATCCAACCAGTATGACAGTCTGGCAGCGCTGCCGGCCGGCGCCGTAGTTGGCACCTCCAGCCTGCGGCGGGAAAGCCAGCTGCGTGCGCAGTACCCGCATCTGCGTATCGAACCCTTGCGCGGCAATCTGGGCACCCGCCTGCGCAAGCTGGATGAAGGCCAGTACGCCGCCATCATCCTGGCCGTCGCCGGGCTGAAGCGGCTGGGGCTGGCAGAACGCATCCGGGCCGTCTTGCCGCCGGAGCAAAGCCTGCCCGCCGTCGGCCAAGGCGCAATTGGCATTGAATGCCGCAGTGATCGCCCTGAGCTGATCACGCTGCTGGCCGGGCTGGATCACGCCGCCACCTCGGCCTGCGTGCAAGCAGAGCGCGCCATGAGCCGCAAGCTGGGTGGCAGCTGTCAGGTGCCGCTAGGGGGATTTGCGGTACTGGAGGGGGATCAGCTGTGGCTGCGCGGTTTCGTGGCCCAAGCCGATGGCCAGCAAGTGCTGCGCACCGAGCAGCGCGGTCGTATGACAGACGCAACACAACTGGGTGAAGCCGCCGCAATGGCACTGATTGCGCAGGGCGCGGATGCTATCATGGCAGCATTGAGTCTGCCCTGACTGGACTTCGGTGAACCCACCCCTGCACCACCGCCGTATTGTCGTTACCCGCCCGGCAGCACAAGCCAGCGCCCTGATGCAATCCATCCGGGAGCTGGGGGGGGAACCCCTGCTGTTGCCCTTGCTGGTGATCGAGCCGCTACCTGATCCGCATCAGCTGCGCCAGGCGGCGGAAACGCTGTCTACTGCCCGTTTCGCCATCTTCGTCAGCCCCAATGCCGTCGAGCAGGCCCTGCCGCTGCTGCTGGCACACGGCAGCTGGCCAGAAGGGGTGCAAGCTGTGGCCATTGGCCCGGGTACCGCGCACGCCTTGCAGCAAGCCCACATCACGGATGTACTGTGCCCACGCCAGCAGTACGACAGCCAAGGTGTGCTGGCCCTGCCTGAACTGCAGTCGGTGGACGGGCAGCGAATCCTGATCTTCCGTGGCGAAGACGGCAAGGCGGAGCTGGGTGATGGCTTGCAAGCGCGCGGGGCGCAGGTAGAGTACATTCCCTGCTACCGTCGACTGCTGCCACAGGATACCGCACAGCACCTGGCCGACCTGCTGAGCAGTGACCCGCCGGATGCTTTTATCGTCACCAGCAGTGAGGCGGCCCGCCATCTGTTCAGCTCAGCTGGAGAAAGCCTGCTCAAGCAGCTACAATCCATCCCGATCGGTGTCACCCATCCGCAAATTGGGGATACCGTGCGGGCACACGGCGGCAGCGCTGTCGAAGCCGGCAGCGGTGGTGACCTCGCCTTGTTGAAGGCTTTGTCTGCCGCGCTGGATGTGCCGCCCCCACCCGTGACCACTGGCCGTACTGTGATGCCTGAACCGACACCTGCTTCTCCCGTACAACCACAACGCCCCGGCCTGGGTGAGCGACTGGTTGAGCGGATCAACCCGACCTTGCTGGTAGCCCTGGTGGCCCTCGGCATCCTGATCTGGCAATGGCGCGACAACAGCCTGCAACTGAGCCAGCTCAGGAGTGAGGTCGGTCTGCGACTGGCCGAAACCGGCGCCTTTCAGAAGCAAAGCCGTGACCTGATTGAGCGTATTGAGCGCGCGCGTATTGAGGAGCGCTCACGCCTGGTCACGCTGGAAACCCGCATGGCCGAATCACAAAGCCAGCAGGCGACCCTGGCCGCCTTGTACCAGAACCTGAACCAGCACCGTGACAGCCTGCTGCTGGCGGAAGTCGAACAGCTGCTGATGGCTGCCAGCCAGCAATTGCAGATTGCCAACGACCCGCGCGCCGCGCTGGTAGCACTGGAAGGAGCCCAGTCGCGGCTGGCGCTGGAGGATAATCCCAAGTTCCTGCCGCTGCGGCAGAGCGTGGGCAAAGATATTGCCACCCTCAAGACCTTGCCCAATGTGGATACCGTCAACCTGACCATGCGGCTGGATGCCATGCTGGCCGTGGTGGACAACCTGCCCTTCAGCATCGACAGCCGCCCACAGCAGGCGCCAAAGCTGCCCAACGTCAAGGAAGAACCGGACAGCCTGTCCAAGGAAATTTGGGGCGAAATCAAGCAGCTGATCCGTATCCGCCGTATCGACAAGCCGGATGCCCCACTGCTGCCCGCCGAGCAGACCTATTTTGTGCGCGAGAACATGAAGCTGCGCCTGCTGTCCGCCCGCACCGCCTTGCAACAGCGCGACGAAAACGTGTTCCGCACTGACCTGCAAGCCGTGCGCCAGAGCCTGCAGGGCTTCTTTGATACCCAGTCGATGGACGTGAAGCAGAGCCTGACCCAGCTGAACCAGATGCTGGCCACGCCGCTGCAAGTCAAATTGCCCGATCTGACGGCCAGCCTGAGCGCACTCGGCAGCCTGAAAACCTTGCAAGAGCAGGAGCTCACTGCAGGAGCCCACCCATGAGGGCGCTGTTCTGGACCCTGCTGCTGTTTGTGCTGGCGGTGGTGCTGGCCCTGCTCAGCCGGGTCAACACCGGCTATGCCATCCTGATTGTGCCGCCTTATCGCATCGACATCAGCTTCAACACCTTTGTATTCCTGACGGTGCTGGCTTTCATTGTCGCCTATTTCATCATCCGTGCTGCTGCCACCACACTGGCGCTGCCGCAGAAAGTGCGCGACTACCACCGCAGCAAGCGGCGCAACGCGGCACAGAAGTCGCTGCTGGATGCACTGCTAGCCTACTTTGAAGGTCGCTACTCGCGCGCCGAGCGGCTGGCTTCGCAAACGCTGGAGCTGGAAGAATCGCCACAGTCACGCGCCATCAGTGCGCTGCTGGCCGCCGCGGCAGCGGATTCGATCAAGAATACCGACAAGCGTGATGCCTATCTGGCGCGCAGTGAACTGGCTACGCCAGATACCCACCTCGCCCGGCTGATGGTGCAAGCCTCGCTGCAACTGAAAGCGCATCGCTACGAAGAAGCGCTGGAAACCCTGCATACCGCCAAGAATATTGCGCCCAAGCTGACCACTGCCCTGCGGCTGGAACTGACCGCTCGCCAGCAATTGGGCCAGTTTGCCCATGTGCTGCCGCTGATTGCCCAACTGGAAAAGAGTGAGGCGATCAACCCGGTGCAAGCCGAGCAGTTGCGCAAACATGCGTTCACCCGCCAGCTGCGGGACGAGGTACAGGAGCTGGTGCTGTTCCGCCGCTTCTGGAACAAGCTGCCGGCTGACTACCGGCTGGACAGCAAGATGGCCTTGACAGCGGCTCGCAAGCTGACCGACTGGCAACAGTGGCAAGACAGCCGGGAAGTGTTGACCCAGGCACTGCAGCATGGCTGGGAGCCTGCACTGGTGCTGGCACTGAGCCAGTTGCCCACGGACGCACCGGCTGATGAAGTGCTGGCGCGGGTGCAGCAGGCCGAAGCCTGGCTGGAGCAACACCCGCAGGATGCCAGCCTGCTGCTGGCATTGGGTCGCCTCTGCCGCCAGCAGCAGCTTTGGGGCAAGGCCCGCAGCTATCTGGAAGCCAGCCTGGCCGTCGCCCCCTCTGCGGTCACCCATATTGAGCTGGCTCGCCTGCTGACCCAGCTGGATGAGGCCAGCACCGCACAGCTGCATTTTGAGGCCGCCGCCAGCGCCGTGGAGCAGGCACTGGCCGATCAGGACGACTGAGCCCGCCGCCCGGACCACCAGACCAGACTGGCCGCCCCGCTGATCAACACGGCGGCCAGCCCGACCTGCCCACTCAGTGGCCGCCCGGTCCACAGATGCAGGGCCACGGTAGACAGCAGCGGTGTCAGGTTAGCCAGCACCCCGATCCGGCGTGGATCGCCTTGCTTCAGCGCGCGATCCCACAGGTAAAAGGCCGCGCCCATCGGCCCCAGACCCAACAGCAGCAGACTCACACCATCTACCGTCCGCCACACCACCGCAGGCTCCCACAGCCCGTGGCAGAGCAAGGCCAGCGCAGCGGATACCATGCAAAAACCGCCAACCGCCGCTGTCGGGAATGGAGGTACCCGACGACTGGCCAGTGAGTAGCTCGCCCAGACCAAGGCCGAACAGCCGGCCAACGCAAAGCCGACGCCACTGCCCTGCAGGCTGAACTGTCGCCCGCCAACAATGGCCAGCGCCGCTCCGGCAAAGCCCAGCACCGCCGCCAGCACATGCACGGCCCGCAAGCGGTGCCCCGGCAGAAACAGGGGCGTCAGCAATACAATCAGCAAAGGCCATAGGTAGTTGATCAGATTGGCCTCAATCGGTGGCGCGTGGCGTAACGCCATGAACAGCAGGAAATGGAAACCGAACAGGCCATACACCCCCAGCAGCAAGGTGCGCAGCGGTACCCGCCATTGCCGCCAGTGCGGCAGGCTCAACAGTCCCCCCAGCAGCAGGGAAAGGCCCGTCAACAAGAAAGGCGGCCAGTGCGCCAGCGCCAGCCCCAGTACCGCCAGGCTGGCCCACAGGATGATGGCCATCAGCGCCCACAGCATGGTGTTCTCCTTGGCAAAAACCCCATGCTAGCGTGGCAGGACGGGGCGGATCGTCGCAAGGCTAGGATGGGGTGCCGATTTTGTGCGTATCTGGCCACAGGTCACGGGCGCGCACCCCATCGCTGCGCCGCAAGGCGGCGGTGAGGGCGGAGGGTGAGGCATACCCCACCTGTGCCGCTACCGCAGCCACCGCCATACCCTGCTGTAAACGCTGCCGGGCGGCCTGCAAACGCAGCTGACGTAACCAGGATTGCGGGGTGAGTCCAGTATGCTGGCGGAAGCAATCGTGAAAATGCGGCACGGACCAGCCGCAGAGCTGGGCCAGTTCGGCCACCGTAATCGGCCGGTGCAGATGGGCGCTCACCCAGTGGCCCAGTGCGTCCAGCGGCAGGGTTGCCGTACGCGTGGGGGATTGATGCCAGCACAGCACACCCGCAACGGCAGCCTGCAGCCCGACATGGTCGGGGCGCTGCTGCAAGGCCTGTTGCAGCTGCTGCAGCAAGGGCCGCAAGGCGGCAGGCCAGCCAAACGCGGTCGGGCGGCGTGGAAAGACTTCCACCGGCAAATCCAGCACCAGACACTGATTGTTCTGATAGCCCGCAAAGTCATGGCGGCTCTGCGGCGGGATCCACACCCCGCTGCCCGGCAATACCCGGTACAGATGCCCCTCCACTTCCAGCTCCAGCGCACCCTGTAGGCAGCACAGCCATTGGCTGAACGCATGGGCATGGCTGCCATGGCTGGCCGCATAGTGACGAAGCGCAGCCTGACTCATTCAACCCTCCGGCCGCTGCGCGCAGGTGACACGGGCTTGCCCGGCCAGATCATGGTGCAAACGGATTTGTTGCCAACCCGCTTGCTGCAACAAGGCAGGCACCGTCTCGCCCTGGTCATAACCGTGCTCGACCAGCAACCAGCCGCCGGGGCGCAGGCAGGCCTTCGCCTGCTGGGCCAGTGCGCGGTAAGCCTGCAAGCCATCGGCACCATCGGTCAAGGCATTGGCGGGTTCATAGCGCAGGTCGCCCTGCTGCAGGTGGGGGTCACCCAGCGGGATATAGGGCGGGTTGCTGACAATGGCATCAAACCGCTGCCCGGTGACGGCACTCAGATAGTCGCTGCGCACAAACCGTACGGAGGCGCCCAACTGCCTGGCATTGTGCTGCGCCACCTGCAAGGCGGCATCGGACAGGTCCAGTGCTGTCAGCTGCCACTGTGGCCGCTCCAGTGCCAGCGTAATGGCGATACAGCCGCTGCCGGTGCCCACATCCAGCACCTGCAGCGGTGCATCAGCCGGCAGATGGGCCAGTGCCTGTTCGATCAGCAGCTCGGTATCCGGGCGCGGGATCAGCACGGCGGGCGTGACGCGGAAGGGCCGCCCGTAGAATTCGCGGCACTCCAGCAAGTAAGCAATCGGCTCTCCGGCCAGCCGACGCTGCACCAGCGTGGCAAAATCGAGCCGGGCGTCGCTCGAGATGGGTTCCCCGCCATGGGCCACCAGCCAGGCATGGTTGACCTGCAATACCTGCTGCAGCAGCAGGCGCGCCTCCAGCCGGGGCAGGCCGCAATGGCGCAGCAGCTGATCGAGGCTATCGTCACTCACAGCAGGAACACGGTCGCCAGACCGAGGAAGATGAAAAAGCCGCCCGAGTCGGTACACGCGGTGATCATCACCGAAGACCCCATGGCGGGATCCCGTCCCAGCTTGACCAGGGTCATCGGGATCATCACCCCCATGAAGGCGGCCAGCATCAGGTTCAAGGTCATGGCGGCGGTCATCACCAACCCCAGCAAGGGACTACCATACAGCGCGTAGGCCACCACGCCGATCAAGCCGCCCCAGATCACCCCGTTGGCCAGGCTGACGCCGATTTCCTTTTTCAGCATCCAGCGCGCGCTGTCCGGATGCAGCTGATCCAGCGCCATGGCGCGCACGATCATGGTGATGGTCTGGTTGCCGGAATTGCCGCCGATCCCCGCTACAATCGGCATCAGCGCTGCCAGCGCCACCAGTTTTTCGATGGAACCTTCAAACAGGCCAATTACCCGGGATGCCACAAAGGCGGTCACCAGATTGATGGCCAGCCAGGCCCAGCGGTTCTTCACCGAGCGCCACACCCCGGCAAAGATATCCTCTTCCTCCTTCAAACCGGCCAGATTCAGCATCTCGCTGTCAGATTCTTCCCGAATTACGTCCACCATCGCATCAATGGTCAGCCGTCCGCACAGTTTGCCGGTGGCATCCACCACCGGGGCGGAAATCAGGTCATACCGCTCGAAGGCTTGCGCCGCATCGCTGACGTCATCCCCGGGCGAGAAGGTGACCGGATCATCCGCCATCACCTCCAGCACGCGCTTGTCCGGATCATTCAGCAGCAGACGCTTGAGTGGCAGTACCCCTTGCAGCAAGCCCGCCTGGTCGACCACAAACAGCTTGTCGGTGTGGTCTGGCAGCTCATCGAAACGGCGCAGGTAGCGCAACACCACTTCCAGCGACACATCATCGCGGATGGTGACCATTTCGAAGTCCATCAGCGCGCCGACCTGATCGTCCTCGTAAGACAGGGCCGATTGCAGCCGCTCGCGCTCCTGGGCGTCGAGGCCGGTCATCAGCTCGGCCACCACGTCTTCTGGCAAATCGGGGGCCAGATCGGCCAGCTCGTCCGCATCCAGCGATTCGGCCGCCGCCAGCAACTCCTGATCGTCCATGTCGGCGATCAGTGATTCCCGTACCGAGTCGGAGACTTCCAGCAGGATGTCGCCGTCACGCTCGGCCTTGACCATATGCCAGACGGTCAGACGGTCGGCCAGCGGCAGCGCTTCGAGAATGTGTGCCACGTCCGCCGAATGCAAGGCATCCAGCCGCTTTTGCAGCTCGGTGAGATGCTGGCGATGGACCAGGGTTTCCACCAGATCCTGATGCGGGCCGGATTGCTTGTGAATCAGGTCCTCAACCAGCTTGTGCTTGTGCAGCAGGGCAACCACTTGTTTCAGGTTGTCCTGCAGGCTTTCCTGCGGTTTTTGTTCGAGTTCGGTGGTCATGACGCCAAGCTCCGCCCCATCGGGGGCTGCAGCTCAACGCCCGAAGGGATCAACGACGATGTTGCAAGGGGAACGCGTAACTGCGTTTACTGGGTAAGTCCATTGGGGTCGTACACATCCTTCTGGGCGGCCGATTGCCGCGTGATACTGCCATTGTAGCATTGAACCTGTGTTGCAACACAGCAACGTCATGCAGGCCGTGGCCAGCGCAGCTCAACCAGTAACCCGCCTTCGTCGGCCTGCGCCAGACGCAATTGCGCACCTTGTTCACGGGCAATCCGCGCCACAATGGCCAGCCCCAGTCCGCTGCCGCCATCGCCGCCGCGCGCCGCATTGCCGCGCTCAAACGGCTGTAGTAACCGGGCCCACTCCGCCTCCGGAATACCCTGCCCATGGTCACGTATCTGCAGCCAGACCTGCTGCGCATCCTGCCCGGTTTGTACGATGACCGGTGGCGCGCCATAGCGGAAGGCATTGTCCAGCAGATTACCCAGCAGGCGGCTCATCGCCAGCGGCTGCAGTGTCAACCTCGGCAGCGCTTCCACCGCCAGCTGCAGCTGCAATTGTCCCAAGGGGTATTTGTCCGGCAACGGTCGCAGCAGTTCATGCAGATCGGTCACCTCCGCCCGTTCTTTGGGGCCGCCACCGATATAGATCATGAATTGCTGCACGATGCGTTCCATATCCTGCAGGTCGCCCAGCATGCCGTCGCGCAGGCTGTCGTCATGCATCATTTCAACCGCCAGCCGCATCCGGGTCAGCGGGGTACGCAGGTCATGGCTGATGCCCGCCAGCATCAGCCGTCGGGCATCGTCAGCATCGCGCAGCGAAGTCACCATCTGGTTGAACTGATCCGTCAGCAGCCGCAGCTCTTGCGGGCCGCTCGACACCAGCAGCGGCGGTGACTGTCCTTCCGCCAGCAACTTGCTGGCCATCCCCAGTGCGCGCAGGGGCCGGTTCAAACGCCAGACAAAGAAGGACGCACCCAACATGGCAAACAGGGTAAAGCTGCTGATACCCACCAGCAACGGCCAGCGCCGTTCATTGCGAATACGCCCAAGCGGGATGGACAACCAGTACGGGCGCTCCAGCACATCGACTTGCAGCCACAAACGCCAGTTGGGCTGGCGCTGGACGCGCACGGCATGGATAGGAAGCTGGTCCGCTTGCAGCTGCCGCACAATCGCCTGCTCTTGCGCCGGGATATTGTTGTCTGCAGGCGGATCAGCCTCACTCAGTGGATACAGGTTGGGACCATAAGGCCGGTTGTAGGCACGCAGCCATTGTGCCCGCTGCGCCTCCGGCACGGCCTCCAGCTGCCCCTCCAGTTCGGACAAGGTATCCAGCACCTGTTCACTCAGCTGCCCTGCCACCAGATTTTGCCGGTAGTAGCGCAACACGCCCCAGGCAAACCATTGCGACAACAGCAGGGTCACGATGACCACAACAGCCAGTCGGCCAAACAGGGTGCGCGGCATCCAGCGCTGCAGGTTCAGGCGTTTCATGTCTGCATGATACGACCAAGCCGCCCGCTTTGCCGATCTGCCACATGCCGCAGTTGTAAATCGCTGTAACGCAGGCCATGTGGCCGCTCACTTTTTTACAGCCCGTACCCGCTCCGACACAACTGGCTTACACGCGGACCGCAGACTGCAGGCCATGGCAAACGCCATATCACCCTTAAGACCACACAGGAGCTACACATGAAACACATTCTGTTGATGAGTGCCCTCACCCTCTCGCTCACCTCGCTGCTGGCCCATGCCGAGCGTGAACCCGCACCGCAGGCCGATCACCCCACGTCCATCAATGACCGCCAGCAAGAGCAGCGCGAGCGCATTGAACAGGGTGTGAAAAGTGGCGAACTGACCTGGCACGAAACCGCCCGCCTGGCCCGTGAGCAGCGGCACATCAAACGGGAAGAGGCCCGCTATCGTGCAGATGGCGAGTTGACCGCCCGCGAGCGTGCGGATTTGCAGCGCGATCTGAACAAAGCCTCCCGCGATATCCATGGGCAGAAGCATGATGCGCAGGACCGTGATCGCAACGGTGGCCGCCGTCGCTGAGCGGACCATCTGTAAATACCTGTAACCCTGACCCGCCAGCGGTACGCCTTTTTACAAAGCCCACCCTGGCGGACACAAAGTACTTACAGCGCTGGCGCACACTGATCCCGTATTCACCCGATCCGGAGTTTAAAATCATGAAGACCTCCCTGCTGCTGTTGTCCCTGCTGCTGGCTTTTGGCGTGGCTCGGGCCGAAGACACCCCGACACAAAATGAGGCGCCAAAGACCCTGGAGCAGCGTGAACAACAATTGCAATCGCAAATTGAGCGCGGCCTGCAAAATGGCAACCTGACACAGGCTGAAGCTGATCGGCTGAAAGCCGAGCTGGACCGCATCAAGAAACGGGAAGCCGAGCTGCGGGCTGACGGCACCCTCACCGGGCAGGAACGTGCCCGGTTGGAGCATCGCCTTAATGAGTTGAAACATGACATTCAGCATGAAAAGCGGGATGCCAAGCGTAGCCAGCACCAAGGTGAGGGCCAGGAAGGTGAGCATCAGGGCCGCGGTGAGCACAAGGATGGTGAGCACGGTGGCCGGGGCGGGGACAAAGGCGGCAAAGGCAAAGGCGGCTAAGCGCAGCCTTACCCAGCCCCCCCGGCTGTGCACGCAGCCGGGGGGGGGCTGGGGCATTCAAGCCCGTCTGTACATCGAAGACCAGCCGCCTTCAAGGTGTGGTAGTCGCACCATCCGGAACAAACACATAGCCGAAGCCCCACACGGTCTGGATAAAGCCCGGCTGCGACGGGTCGGCCTCAATCAGTTTGCGCAGGCGTGAAATCTGCACATCGACACTGCGATCAAACGCTTCAAATTCCCGGCCACGAGACAGCTCCAGCAAGCGCTCACGCGACAGCGGATGACGCGGATGCATCGCCAGCACTTTGAGCAAGCTGAATTCCGCTTGCGACAACGGAATCTCAACGTCATTGCGGAACAACTTGCGTTGCCCTGCATCCAGCCGGTAATCGGCAAAGACATAGACCTCTTCCGGATCCAGCGCCGCCGCCAGCGCGGGCACCTCCGCCTGACGCCGCAGTACCGCCTGGATGCGAGCCAGCAATTCCCGCGGATTGAACGGTTTGGGCAGGTAGTCATCCGCCCCCATCTCCAGTCCGATGATGCGGTCCACGTCGTCACCACGGGCGGTCAACATGATGATGGGCAAATTGTCGTTGCGCGCACGAATTTTGCGGCACACCGACAAACCATCTTCACCCGGTAGCATCAAGTCCAGGATCAACAGATGCGGGCGTCGCTGCTGCAGCCGTTTTTCCAGCTGGCTGGCGTCTGCATAGACGTCAACGTCAAAGCCCTGCTCGGTGAGGTAGCGGGTCAACAGCTCGCGAATGCGGGCATCGTCATCAATCAACAGCAGGCGTCGGGATGGGCTTGTCATGCCTTGTACTGTAGGGGAGCCGGCTGCGTTCTGCCAAGCCCCTGTTGCACCCCAAGCGTAAAAAGCCTGTGGTAAACAGCGGTCAGGTTACAGCTTTTTACACGGTTCCCACAGCGCGACACAATGCAGATACACTCCTGCATCATACTGCCTTCATCCCGTTTTCCGCCTTGCACCCGAGTCTGACCATGCGCGCCCGCCCCTTGCTTGCCATGCTGCTGTTGCTTGCCTCTTTTGGCAGCACGGCGCATGCAGAAACGCCGGATCAGGGCAGCAATCTGCCGCCCAAACTGGCTGAGCGCTGGCAATTGCGTGAGAAGCGCCTGCAGCAAGCGCTGGAAAATGGCGACATCACCCCGGAGGCCGCCGCGCGGCTACGGGAACGCTGGGCACGGCAGGCGGCCACCATTGAAAAGACGCGGGGTCAGCTTCTGGACGGCAAACCGTCGGGGAGCAAACCCGGCAAGCCCCAGCCAGAGAGCCTGCAGCCGCAACCGGAAACCCCGGTGCTGGATAATCTGCCAGCCCGTAAAGCCCTGCGCGAAGCCCGCAAAGCGAAGGAAGCACAAAAGACAGAAGCGGATGCAGAAGGACAACGAGGCCGCGAGGGCGGTGGCCAGCGTGGGCGCAATGGTGGGGGTTCCGACCGCGGGGGTCGTGATGGTGGAGGGCACGGCGGCGGCAAAGGCAAAGGCTGAGCCGTCGGCAGCAAACAAAACGCCCCGGCGCAAACCGGGGCGTTTTGTCATCCTGCAGCCAAAGGCTTACAGGCTGTAGTACATCTGGAATTCCACCGGGTGGGTGGTCATCCGGGTCTTGTTCACTTCTTCCATCTTCAGCTCAATGTAGGCGTCGATGAAGTCGTTGCTGAACACAC
This region includes:
- the mgtE gene encoding magnesium transporter, with the protein product MTTELEQKPQESLQDNLKQVVALLHKHKLVEDLIHKQSGPHQDLVETLVHRQHLTELQKRLDALHSADVAHILEALPLADRLTVWHMVKAERDGDILLEVSDSVRESLIADMDDQELLAAAESLDADELADLAPDLPEDVVAELMTGLDAQERERLQSALSYEDDQVGALMDFEMVTIRDDVSLEVVLRYLRRFDELPDHTDKLFVVDQAGLLQGVLPLKRLLLNDPDKRVLEVMADDPVTFSPGDDVSDAAQAFERYDLISAPVVDATGKLCGRLTIDAMVDVIREESDSEMLNLAGLKEEEDIFAGVWRSVKNRWAWLAINLVTAFVASRVIGLFEGSIEKLVALAALMPIVAGIGGNSGNQTITMIVRAMALDQLHPDSARWMLKKEIGVSLANGVIWGGLIGVVAYALYGSPLLGLVMTAAMTLNLMLAAFMGVMIPMTLVKLGRDPAMGSSVMITACTDSGGFFIFLGLATVFLL
- a CDS encoding ATP-binding protein, with translation MKRLNLQRWMPRTLFGRLAVVVIVTLLLSQWFAWGVLRYYRQNLVAGQLSEQVLDTLSELEGQLEAVPEAQRAQWLRAYNRPYGPNLYPLSEADPPADNNIPAQEQAIVRQLQADQLPIHAVRVQRQPNWRLWLQVDVLERPYWLSIPLGRIRNERRWPLLVGISSFTLFAMLGASFFVWRLNRPLRALGMASKLLAEGQSPPLLVSSGPQELRLLTDQFNQMVTSLRDADDARRLMLAGISHDLRTPLTRMRLAVEMMHDDSLRDGMLGDLQDMERIVQQFMIYIGGGPKERAEVTDLHELLRPLPDKYPLGQLQLQLAVEALPRLTLQPLAMSRLLGNLLDNAFRYGAPPVIVQTGQDAQQVWLQIRDHGQGIPEAEWARLLQPFERGNAARGGDGGSGLGLAIVARIAREQGAQLRLAQADEGGLLVELRWPRPA
- the ompR gene encoding osmolarity response regulator transcription factor OmpR, with product MTSPSRRLLLIDDDARIRELLTRYLTEQGFDVDVYADASQLEKRLQQRRPHLLILDLMLPGEDGLSVCRKIRARNDNLPIIMLTARGDDVDRIIGLEMGADDYLPKPFNPRELLARIQAVLRRQAEVPALAAALDPEEVYVFADYRLDAGQRKLFRNDVEIPLSQAEFSLLKVLAMHPRHPLSRERLLELSRGREFEAFDRSVDVQISRLRKLIEADPSQPGFIQTVWGFGYVFVPDGATTTP